The bacterium DNA window GCTAACATCTTAAACTCTCGCAATAGCATAGTCTTACCAATACCCCAATCACCTAAGACTAAGAAATGGTCACAGACAGATTCTTCAGCTTCCTTGAAGTTTATTCTCAAAGAATCTCAACTCCTTAAATCTTCCTCCAAATACCTTTGGTTCAACACCTGTTTTGGGACAGAACGGATTTATCTTCTGCACCTTAGTCCTGCTTTCTAAGATGGCATTCTTAATTATTCTTCTAAGTTCATCATAATTTATCGGTTTATCAATAAAATCATAGACTCCTTCTTTAAATGCTTCTCTGGCTAACTTTGAGGTTCCATAGCCAGTAACCACAATTATCTGGGTACGAGGACTACTCTCCAATATCTCCTCCATAACCTTTAAGCCGCCCATCTCCGAAGACTTTAGTCCTGGCATCTTTAGATCTATAATCACTACATCATAAGTCTGTTTCCTTATCTTCTTAATAGCTTCAACAACGGTATCAGAGGTTTCAATGAGGTAGTCCTTACTTTCCAACTCTTCCTCATAGACCTCTAATTGATCCCTATTATCCTCGACAATCAAAAGGTATGCTCTATCTGGCATTTATTTCTCCTCAGCTATGGGAAAACTAATGATCATGGTTGTTCCCTTCCCTTCTTGAGTTTTAACTGAGATACTTCCATTGTGTCGCTCAACAATTCTCTTGGTAAGATATAGTCCCAACCCAGCTCCCCTCTTCTTAGTAGAAAAATATAACTCAAAGACATTATCTAAATTTCCCTTTGGTATCCCCACTCCAGTATCACTGATTTCAATATTTAGATTTGTTCCCTTCTTTTCAGCCTTAATTAAAAGCTCTCCACCTTCTGGCATTGCCTCTATACCGTTATTTATAACATTCACCAAGACCTGTTCAATTTGGTTTTTATCTATGATCAATTTTGGCAACTCAGGACCAATATCTATTGTTAATTTAA harbors:
- a CDS encoding response regulator, whose amino-acid sequence is MPDRAYLLIVEDNRDQLEVYEEELESKDYLIETSDTVVEAIKKIRKQTYDVVIIDLKMPGLKSSEMGGLKVMEEILESSPRTQIIVVTGYGTSKLAREAFKEGVYDFIDKPINYDELRRIIKNAILESRTKVQKINPFCPKTGVEPKVFGGRFKELRFFENKLQGS